One genomic window of Halogeometricum rufum includes the following:
- a CDS encoding sulfatase-like hydrolase/transferase, whose product MRSDDVVNSVRSWMDEETYERIRARVSPLYRTAKYDVVQPVQNRLRFRRRLRETPEHRIDDRDVLIVAVDCLRNDHLSRAGYDRETTPFLDGLPGYSPNCVSAAPWTYSSVPSILTGQYPHNHGAAYDQELRNQSVNNPPATIRDDVYALPELLAKAGYDTYFASAIVTAELPLRGRFERSSVEHDAPADELVDGFLDWWDSTDESRFGYLQLGDLHSPLHRPANAPFGEVEDVPDVERWDFTTRTDPQEEFETYRRERIRLYDTVLRFVDEELRRLFDALAARSDLDDTLIVVTSDHGEEFWERVELERRHFHDPRGVYGTGHGHALVPEVLFVPLILAGGWEHATDELVSTTDIVPTVLSELGLDDDSLSTCDGVPIDRLPAERAVLSEEIAYGYDQQAVVRDSHLLIDSPHESESVVLNTDEDRLVEDPEIEAELRSFLTDDKHVGDPSTLDSRTQDQLADLGYL is encoded by the coding sequence ATGAGATCCGACGACGTTGTCAACTCGGTGCGGTCGTGGATGGACGAGGAGACGTACGAGCGGATTCGAGCACGGGTTTCTCCGCTGTACCGGACCGCGAAATACGACGTGGTCCAACCGGTGCAGAACCGGCTCCGATTCAGACGGCGACTGCGCGAGACTCCGGAACATCGGATAGACGACCGTGACGTGCTGATCGTCGCCGTAGACTGCCTCCGTAACGACCACCTCTCACGTGCAGGGTACGACCGCGAGACGACACCGTTTCTCGACGGCTTGCCGGGATACTCCCCCAACTGCGTCTCGGCGGCACCGTGGACGTATTCGTCCGTTCCGTCGATATTGACGGGACAGTACCCACACAACCACGGCGCAGCGTACGATCAAGAACTGCGAAACCAGAGCGTCAACAACCCGCCGGCGACGATACGCGACGACGTGTACGCGCTGCCGGAACTGCTCGCGAAGGCGGGATACGACACGTACTTCGCCAGCGCTATCGTCACCGCCGAACTACCCCTCCGCGGGCGATTCGAGCGGTCGTCAGTCGAGCACGACGCACCCGCGGACGAACTCGTCGACGGCTTCCTCGACTGGTGGGATTCGACCGACGAGAGCCGATTCGGCTACCTCCAGCTCGGTGATTTGCACTCGCCGCTGCACCGGCCGGCGAACGCGCCCTTCGGCGAGGTCGAGGACGTGCCGGACGTCGAACGATGGGACTTCACCACGCGGACCGACCCGCAAGAGGAGTTCGAGACGTACCGACGAGAACGAATCCGTCTGTACGACACCGTGCTTCGATTCGTAGACGAGGAACTCCGACGGTTGTTCGACGCTCTCGCGGCGCGGAGCGACCTCGACGACACACTGATCGTCGTCACGAGCGACCACGGCGAGGAGTTCTGGGAGCGAGTCGAACTCGAGCGACGCCACTTCCACGACCCGCGCGGCGTCTACGGCACCGGTCACGGCCACGCGCTCGTCCCCGAGGTACTGTTCGTTCCGCTGATTCTCGCAGGAGGATGGGAGCACGCGACCGACGAACTCGTCTCGACGACCGACATCGTCCCCACGGTGCTCTCGGAACTCGGCCTCGACGACGACTCGCTCTCGACGTGCGACGGCGTCCCCATCGACCGACTTCCGGCCGAGAGAGCGGTCCTCTCGGAGGAGATCGCGTACGGATACGACCAACAGGCAGTCGTCCGTGACTCTCACCTCCTCATCGACTCGCCGCACGAATCAGAGTCGGTCGTACTGAACACCGACGAAGACCGCCTCGTCGAAGACCCCGAAATCGAGGCCGAACTCCGCTCGTTCCTCACCGACGACAAACACGTCGGTGACCCCTCGACACTGGATTCCCGAACGCAGGACCAACTGGCCGACCTCGGCTACCTCTGA